From the genome of Halomonas sp. 1513, one region includes:
- a CDS encoding ABC transporter substrate-binding protein — MSLPRSCHALAASLPLVALLASPTALATPDPGDWQAVVDEARGQTVYWYAWAGEERTNDYIQWTADRVAERYDIDLVHVKLSDTAEAVSRVLAEKQAGNDERGNVDMIWINGENFATMKANDLLFGPWSEQLPHYPLTDPDNTPAVRYDWTIPVDGLESPWSSSQVVFYYDTALVDSHPRSMPELLDWAHDNPGEFTYARVPNFLGNAFITQALLELADDTEILYEPMQEEDFEGVTAPLWAFLDELHPLLWRSGRAFPSNSSELRRLMGDGEISIGLSFSTTEASGAIANFELPDSVRSYVHDHGMIGNMSFMAIPYNAQHKAGAMVVANFLLSPEAQAHKQDPVVWGSNTVLSLEALEPADRALFDDIDLGVATLAPDELGEVLGQPHPSWVDALAEAWQARYVGR; from the coding sequence ATGTCACTGCCTCGTTCATGTCACGCTCTCGCCGCCAGCCTGCCGCTCGTCGCCCTGCTCGCCAGCCCCACCGCCCTGGCCACCCCTGACCCCGGCGACTGGCAGGCGGTGGTCGACGAGGCCCGCGGCCAGACCGTCTACTGGTACGCCTGGGCCGGCGAGGAGCGCACCAACGACTACATTCAGTGGACCGCCGACCGGGTCGCCGAGCGTTACGACATCGACCTGGTGCATGTAAAGCTCAGCGACACCGCCGAGGCGGTGTCGCGGGTGCTGGCAGAGAAGCAGGCCGGCAACGACGAGCGCGGCAATGTCGACATGATCTGGATCAACGGCGAGAACTTCGCCACCATGAAGGCCAACGATCTGCTGTTCGGCCCCTGGTCGGAGCAGCTGCCCCACTATCCGCTGACCGATCCGGACAATACCCCGGCGGTACGCTACGACTGGACCATCCCGGTGGATGGGCTAGAGTCGCCCTGGAGCAGCTCACAGGTGGTCTTCTACTACGACACCGCACTGGTCGATAGCCACCCGCGCTCGATGCCCGAGCTGCTCGACTGGGCACACGACAATCCCGGCGAATTCACCTATGCCCGGGTGCCCAACTTCCTCGGCAACGCCTTCATTACCCAGGCGCTGCTGGAGCTGGCCGATGACACCGAGATCCTCTATGAGCCGATGCAGGAAGAGGACTTCGAGGGGGTCACGGCACCGCTGTGGGCCTTCCTGGATGAGCTGCATCCGCTGCTGTGGCGCAGCGGCCGGGCCTTTCCCAGCAATAGCTCGGAGCTGCGCCGCCTGATGGGCGACGGCGAGATAAGCATCGGCCTCTCCTTCAGCACCACCGAGGCCTCCGGCGCGATTGCCAACTTCGAGCTGCCCGACAGCGTGCGCAGCTATGTGCACGACCACGGCATGATCGGCAACATGAGCTTCATGGCGATCCCCTACAACGCCCAGCACAAGGCCGGCGCCATGGTGGTGGCCAACTTCCTGCTGAGCCCCGAGGCCCAGGCCCACAAGCAGGACCCGGTGGTCTGGGGCAGCAACACGGTGCTGTCGCTGGAGGCCCTCGAGCCCGCAGATCGCGCCCTGTTCGACGACATCGACCTGGGCGTCGCCACCCTGGCGCCGGACGAACTCGGCGAGGTGCTCGGACAGCCCCACCCCAGCTGGGTAGACGCCCTGGCCGAGGCCTGGCAGGCCCGCTACGTCGGCCGCTGA
- a CDS encoding ABC transporter permease has product MLRLAPWLIIALLVGPILAGLAMAALPAFGYLPALGGDAFSLDPWRALLAQPGLARSVAVSFTSGLATTAVSLSVVLLFLAAASGSRLDRWIRRMVSPLLSIPHAAAAFGLAFLIAPSGLLARLASPGLSGWERPPDLLIVNDPWGLSLMAGLVIKEIPFLLLMSLAALHQIDAERRVALARSLGYRPTIAWLKVVMPSLYPLIRLPVFAVIAYASSVVDVAMILGPTLPPTLAVSILTWFNDPDLSRRFMASAGALLQLGVTLAALASWWGLECLVRRLGHGWVAGGQRRRGERRLRVAGKTLILLAAVTALVGIAGLALNSLAGFWRFPDGLPQTFTLQHWQRALPALGGPVAATLMIASTATLLAVGLVLAALENEQRSGRQPAQGQLTSALTLLYLPLIVPQIAFLFGLVVVMEALGTRPTRWLVIFGHLMFVLPYVFLSMSEAYRRFDPRWSRVALTLGSTPNGAFWRVRLPMLLAPLLTAMAVGLAVSIGQYLPTLLLGAGRVSTVTTEAVALAAGGNRRLIGVWALAQASLPLLGFIIAVGLPRLLWSNRRGMRGTP; this is encoded by the coding sequence ATGCTCAGACTCGCCCCCTGGCTAATCATCGCCCTGCTGGTGGGGCCGATCCTGGCCGGGCTGGCCATGGCCGCCCTGCCCGCCTTCGGCTATCTGCCGGCGCTCGGCGGCGACGCTTTCAGCCTCGACCCGTGGCGGGCACTGCTGGCCCAGCCCGGCCTGGCACGCTCGGTGGCAGTCAGCTTCACCAGCGGCCTGGCCACCACGGCGGTGTCGCTGAGCGTCGTGCTGCTGTTCCTGGCCGCAGCCTCGGGCAGCCGGCTGGATCGCTGGATACGCCGCATGGTCTCGCCGCTGCTGTCGATTCCCCACGCCGCGGCGGCCTTCGGCCTGGCCTTCCTGATCGCCCCCTCGGGGCTGCTGGCACGACTCGCCTCGCCGGGCCTGAGCGGCTGGGAGCGCCCGCCGGACCTGCTCATCGTCAACGACCCCTGGGGGCTGTCGCTGATGGCCGGGCTGGTGATCAAGGAGATCCCCTTCCTGCTACTGATGAGCCTGGCTGCCCTGCACCAGATCGATGCCGAGCGGCGCGTGGCCCTCGCGCGTTCGCTGGGCTACCGCCCCACCATCGCCTGGCTAAAGGTGGTGATGCCGTCGCTGTACCCGCTGATTCGCCTGCCGGTCTTCGCGGTCATCGCCTACGCCTCTTCGGTGGTCGACGTGGCAATGATCCTCGGCCCAACGCTGCCTCCCACGCTGGCGGTATCGATCCTTACCTGGTTCAACGATCCGGACCTGTCGCGGCGCTTCATGGCCTCGGCCGGCGCCCTGCTGCAGCTGGGCGTGACGCTGGCGGCGCTGGCCAGCTGGTGGGGGCTCGAGTGCCTGGTGCGGCGCCTCGGTCATGGCTGGGTGGCCGGCGGCCAGCGCCGGCGCGGCGAGCGCCGCTTGCGCGTCGCCGGCAAGACGCTGATCCTGCTCGCCGCGGTGACCGCCCTGGTCGGCATCGCCGGCCTGGCCCTCAACTCCCTGGCCGGCTTCTGGCGCTTTCCCGACGGCCTGCCCCAGACCTTTACGCTGCAGCACTGGCAGCGCGCCCTGCCCGCGTTGGGCGGGCCGGTGGCCGCCACGCTGATGATCGCCAGTACGGCGACGCTACTCGCCGTGGGACTGGTACTCGCCGCCCTGGAGAACGAGCAGCGCAGCGGTCGCCAGCCGGCCCAGGGCCAGCTCACGTCGGCACTCACCCTGCTCTACCTGCCGCTGATCGTGCCACAGATCGCCTTCCTGTTTGGCCTGGTGGTGGTCATGGAGGCACTGGGCACGCGCCCCACCCGCTGGCTGGTGATCTTCGGCCATCTGATGTTCGTGCTGCCCTACGTGTTCCTGTCAATGTCGGAAGCCTATCGGCGCTTCGATCCGCGCTGGTCGCGGGTTGCACTGACCCTGGGCAGCACGCCCAACGGCGCTTTCTGGCGGGTGCGCCTGCCGATGCTGCTGGCACCGCTGCTCACCGCCATGGCGGTGGGCCTGGCGGTAAGCATCGGCCAGTACCTGCCGACCCTGCTGCTGGGCGCCGGACGCGTCTCCACCGTTACCACCGAAGCAGTGGCCCTGGCCGCCGGCGGCAACCGCCGCCTGATCGGGGTCTGGGCGCTGGCCCAGGCCAGCCTGCCGCTGCTGGGTTTCATCATCGCCGTGGGCCTGCCGCGGCTACTCTGGTCAAACCGCCGCGGAATGCGAGGAACGCCATGA
- a CDS encoding ABC transporter ATP-binding protein produces MTAPCLEFNQVHIALQGRTLLELDARVAPGEVLTVMGPSGSGKSTLLAYAAGFLAPAFHASGQVLLGGQDVTALPAEQRGIGLLFQDPLLFPHLSVAGNLRFGLPRATPDKSARVEAALADIGLAGFGARDPATLSGGQQARVALMRLLLSAPKAVLLDEPFSKLDMALRHEMRQLVFDQLRAAGLPSLLVTHDHADAEDAGGQVVELS; encoded by the coding sequence ATGACTGCTCCCTGCCTCGAGTTCAATCAGGTACACATCGCCCTGCAGGGCAGAACGCTGCTCGAGCTGGATGCCCGCGTCGCCCCCGGCGAGGTGCTCACCGTGATGGGCCCCTCCGGCTCGGGCAAATCGACGCTGCTGGCCTATGCCGCCGGCTTTCTGGCTCCCGCCTTCCACGCCTCGGGGCAGGTTCTCCTCGGCGGGCAGGACGTCACCGCGCTGCCGGCGGAACAGCGCGGCATCGGCCTGCTATTCCAGGACCCGCTGCTGTTTCCACATCTTTCGGTGGCCGGCAACCTGCGCTTCGGCCTGCCGCGGGCGACGCCCGACAAGTCGGCCAGGGTCGAGGCCGCCCTGGCCGACATCGGCCTGGCCGGTTTCGGCGCGCGCGACCCGGCCACGCTGTCCGGCGGCCAGCAGGCGCGGGTCGCGCTGATGCGCCTGCTGCTCTCGGCGCCGAAGGCGGTACTGCTCGACGAACCCTTCTCCAAGCTCGACATGGCGCTGCGTCATGAGATGCGCCAGCTGGTGTTCGACCAACTGCGTGCCGCCGGCCTGCCGAGCCTGCTGGTCACCCACGACCACGCAGATGCCGAAGACGCCGGCGGGCAGGTGGTCGAGCTGTCATGA
- a CDS encoding glycosyl transferase, giving the protein MSLSIIVPALDEAATIAAQLDTLQPLRARGGELIVVDGGSRDATRERAAPLADRVLTSPAGRATQMNAGAAASRGDRLLFLHADTRLPQGADRLIETALAGERCWGRFNVRLEGRHPLLPIIAAAMNWRSRLTGIATGDQGIFMTRAAFDAVGGFADQPLMEDIEISRRLKQRSAPACLSARVSTSGRRWETHGMCRTVLLMWRLRYRYWRGESAASLAREYRHVR; this is encoded by the coding sequence ATGAGCCTGAGCATTATCGTCCCCGCCCTCGATGAGGCCGCGACCATCGCCGCCCAACTCGATACGCTACAGCCGCTGCGAGCCCGCGGCGGCGAGCTGATCGTGGTCGACGGCGGCAGCCGCGACGCGACACGGGAGCGCGCGGCGCCACTGGCGGACCGGGTGCTGACCAGCCCAGCAGGGCGAGCCACGCAGATGAACGCCGGCGCGGCCGCCAGCCGCGGCGACCGGCTGCTGTTTCTGCATGCCGACACTCGCCTGCCGCAAGGCGCCGACCGCCTGATCGAGACGGCCCTCGCCGGCGAGCGCTGCTGGGGGCGTTTCAACGTCCGCCTCGAGGGCCGCCACCCACTGCTTCCAATCATTGCCGCCGCCATGAACTGGCGCTCCAGGCTGACCGGCATCGCCACCGGCGACCAGGGCATATTCATGACCCGCGCGGCCTTCGACGCGGTGGGTGGCTTTGCCGATCAACCGCTGATGGAGGATATCGAGATATCGCGGCGCTTGAAGCAGCGCTCGGCGCCGGCCTGCCTGTCGGCAAGGGTTAGCACCAGCGGACGCCGCTGGGAAACACATGGTATGTGCCGTACCGTGCTGTTGATGTGGCGGCTGCGCTACCGCTATTGGCGCGGCGAGTCAGCGGCAAGTCTGGCGCGGGAGTACCGCCATGTGCGCTGA
- a CDS encoding haloacid dehalogenase, type II, with product MATLLAFDVYGTLIDTHGVVAELEELLGEARAAEFSRRWRDKQLEYSFRRGLMGAYAEFSVCTQEALEYTDRALGTHLSETAKEHLMAVYGRLPAFAEVPEALEQLSRRGIRCVAFSNGTREAVDGLLRQAGIDQHFSDIVSVDEIKRFKPDPAVYSHLRTRLEASAADTWLISSNAFDVIGAGHAGLHAVWVRRGSEAPFDPWGGEPDMTVSDLLSLAERF from the coding sequence ATGGCAACGCTACTCGCCTTCGACGTCTACGGCACCCTGATCGACACCCACGGCGTAGTCGCCGAGCTGGAGGAGCTGCTGGGCGAGGCCCGCGCCGCTGAGTTTTCGCGGCGCTGGCGCGACAAGCAGCTCGAGTACAGCTTTCGGCGTGGCCTGATGGGCGCCTATGCCGAGTTCTCGGTATGCACACAGGAGGCGCTGGAGTACACCGATCGTGCGCTGGGGACTCATCTCTCGGAGACCGCCAAGGAGCATCTGATGGCCGTCTACGGTCGGCTGCCGGCGTTCGCGGAGGTGCCCGAGGCGCTGGAGCAGCTGAGCCGCCGCGGCATCCGCTGCGTGGCCTTCTCCAACGGCACCCGCGAGGCGGTGGACGGCCTGCTGCGCCAGGCCGGCATCGACCAGCACTTCAGCGATATCGTCAGCGTCGACGAGATCAAGCGCTTCAAGCCCGACCCCGCCGTCTACTCCCATCTGCGCACCCGGCTCGAGGCCAGCGCCGCGGATACCTGGCTGATCTCCAGCAACGCCTTCGATGTGATCGGTGCCGGCCACGCCGGCCTGCATGCGGTCTGGGTGCGGCGCGGCAGCGAGGCGCCGTTCGACCCCTGGGGCGGCGAGCCGGACATGACGGTGAGCGACTTGCTGAGCCTGGCCGAGCGCTTCTGA
- a CDS encoding NAD-dependent succinate-semialdehyde dehydrogenase — MTQSIKLEDPRLFRQHAYIDGKWTYGDGGRDEAVTDPATGEVLGHIPLLEADQIRGAVDAAEAAFVHWRALRADERCERLLAWYDLLQAHREDLATLMSLEQGKPMPDARGEVEYGASFVRWFAEEGKRTFGETIPSHIPNAALGTLKEPVGIAALITPWNFPLAMITRKAAAALAAGCPVIVKPANETPFTALALAELAERASIPAGVFNVVLGDPPEVSKILCAEERVKALSFTGSTRVGRLLLEQCAGTVKRVSLELGGNAPFIVGPDMDPKEAALAAVAAKFQTAGQDCLAANRILVHESIHDAFVEHFAERMAALTVGNGLHSEVDLGPLIHGQAVDKAASIVDDALSRGATLVAGDQSQAPGPNFFMPVLLTGVTPQMQVWREENFAPVAGITAYADDDQVIEMANDTEYGLAAYVYTHDIRRIWKLLRALEFGMVSVNSVKMTGPPVPFGGVKQSGLGREGGITGIDEYLETKYYCLGALGSVSGS; from the coding sequence ATGACCCAGTCCATCAAGCTCGAAGATCCACGCCTGTTTCGTCAGCATGCCTATATCGACGGCAAGTGGACCTACGGTGACGGTGGCCGCGACGAGGCGGTGACCGACCCCGCCACCGGCGAGGTGCTGGGCCACATCCCGCTGCTCGAGGCCGACCAGATCCGCGGTGCGGTGGATGCCGCCGAGGCGGCCTTCGTCCACTGGCGCGCGCTGCGCGCCGACGAGCGCTGCGAGCGCCTGCTGGCCTGGTACGACCTGCTGCAGGCCCATCGCGAGGACCTGGCGACGCTGATGAGCCTGGAGCAGGGCAAGCCGATGCCGGATGCCCGCGGCGAGGTCGAGTACGGCGCGAGCTTCGTGCGCTGGTTCGCCGAGGAGGGCAAGCGCACCTTCGGCGAGACCATTCCCAGCCATATTCCCAACGCCGCACTCGGCACGCTCAAGGAGCCGGTGGGCATCGCCGCGCTGATCACGCCGTGGAACTTCCCGCTGGCGATGATCACCCGCAAGGCTGCGGCGGCCCTGGCCGCCGGCTGCCCGGTGATCGTCAAGCCGGCCAATGAGACGCCGTTCACGGCGCTGGCGCTGGCCGAGCTGGCCGAGCGCGCCAGCATTCCTGCCGGAGTCTTCAACGTGGTGCTCGGCGACCCGCCCGAAGTCTCAAAGATCCTGTGCGCCGAGGAGCGGGTCAAGGCGCTGTCCTTCACCGGGTCGACCCGCGTTGGGCGGCTGCTGCTCGAGCAGTGTGCCGGCACCGTCAAGCGGGTGTCGCTGGAGCTGGGTGGCAACGCGCCGTTTATCGTCGGCCCCGACATGGACCCCAAGGAAGCCGCGCTGGCGGCGGTGGCCGCCAAGTTCCAGACGGCGGGGCAGGACTGCCTGGCGGCCAATCGCATCCTGGTCCACGAATCGATCCACGATGCGTTCGTCGAGCACTTTGCCGAGCGCATGGCGGCGCTGACCGTCGGCAATGGGCTGCACAGCGAGGTCGACCTCGGCCCGCTGATTCACGGCCAGGCGGTGGACAAGGCCGCGAGCATCGTCGACGACGCCCTGTCCCGCGGTGCGACCCTGGTCGCCGGCGACCAGAGCCAGGCGCCGGGTCCCAACTTCTTCATGCCGGTGCTGCTCACCGGGGTGACACCGCAGATGCAGGTGTGGCGCGAGGAGAACTTCGCGCCGGTGGCGGGGATTACCGCCTATGCCGACGACGACCAGGTCATCGAGATGGCCAACGACACCGAGTACGGCCTGGCGGCCTACGTCTATACCCACGACATCCGCCGCATCTGGAAGCTGCTGCGCGCTCTGGAGTTCGGCATGGTCAGCGTCAATTCGGTGAAGATGACCGGCCCGCCGGTGCCGTTCGGCGGCGTCAAGCAGTCGGGCCTGGGCCGCGAAGGCGGCATCACCGGTATCGATGAGTACCTGGAGACCAAGTACTACTGCCTGGGTGCCCTGGGATCTGTATCAGGGAGCTAG